One region of Mycobacterium riyadhense genomic DNA includes:
- a CDS encoding type I polyketide synthase: protein MATVEYRTARASGFAIVGYAARFPGAADADEFWDVLRQGRDAVSDVPWERWDVEEFFDPEPGAPGKIVTRRAGFIDDMAGFDAPFFGVSPREVRLMDPQHRLLLETAWHALEHSGTAPAALANTKTGVYMGLSTHDYLGMMSDELSYDEIEAHMAIGTAAAAGAGRISYRLGLQGPAVTVDTACSSSLVAIHQACQALRLGECDLALAGGANVLISPGTMITFSQARMLAPDGRCKTFDAAADGYVRGEGCGVVVMKRLDDAIRDGDRIRAVVRGSAVNQDGASGGLTVPNGVAQQRVITEALERAGVVAGDVGYLEAHGTGTSLGDPIEVQAAAAVLGDGRDPSRPLLIGSVKTNIGHLEAAAGIAGVIKVILSLEHEVLPKHLNFRNPSPHIPWDQLPVRVVAEATAWERDGRPRVAGVSSFGFSGTNAHIILEEAPDVVGQVAASPGPVEAPVDRRFNLLPLSASSPAALGQIADRYRRWLSAHPEATLSDVCFTAGVGRSHLEHRAALVVNSTESAIELLGALADDRPAPGLVRGVCPDKPKTAWLFPGQGSQFAGMARELFETEPVFAETVTRCAAAVAGVLERPMLDVIFDADSPDGSDPQDTLRQTRYAQPALFAVEMGLARLWQSWGLEPDVVLGHSVGQYSAACVAGVLTLEDGALLLAERGRLFNSLPAGGRMVAVFADAERVESLTDEFPQLSVAAYNGANTVLSGPAQDLDRAVAGLIADRVRCDWLETSHAFHSALLDPVLDEFESYANQFEFGPPQRVLVCNRTGTTLGWHAKPDGAYWRRHARQPVEFAKSVQTLADLGCAVLLEVGPQPVLTAAALRAWPDPATAPRAIASLRRNGVDHRQITEALADAYIVGHLPDFGALRQGPTRKLDLPTYPFQHRPYWFRDKRVRPTRSSAQSDAMRTKAIRLLEDGRIEELASLLDGASGNQQTVDVLTRLARQHNQQREAQSVADARYEIRWEKSTVSDAEADEPSAWLLVGDNAAVVAPLVDALTARGHRYRILGLPVSDADSERLEIALRAAVADEPGLRILYLAALDDSAPSMRSLLAMQHRVLGGIRHLFRAALAAELRTPIWLISRGAQRVISTDTVSPVQSCLWGFGRAASLEHPQLWGGLADLSEGGTDDWSALIDQLVAVPRGAASREDQVALRDLAVYVARLSRCAAQPTSTPLALRGDATYLVTGGLGAVGLEIAGYLAAHGARQLVLTGRRSPSDAAQQRIDALREQSGCEFRVIAADVANPHDVARLIVTVQSELPPLAGIVHAAGEIGTTGLRTLDDAEVDRVFAGKVWGAWYLSEATADMQLDFFLCTSSIAAVWGSFGQTAYAAANAFLDGLAWRLREQGIPGISVNFGPWMAGMADEDARAQLDRRGVKTLPPADALAGMAELMAASSAQGVVARIDWARFLALYQQAGKRSFLAELEREVPESAPTPTASGTTRLVEQLTLAPAQRRKKIVVEYLRNVVAEVTRIDGAEIRDEAGFFDLGMDSLMAVELRRRTEQAVGRELPATLAMDHPRLVDVADYLLGDVLGLSGQPFSGSGARPVSVMTSEMTRPSDEPIAIIAVACRFPGSPDPDAYWEVLSGGVDAIREIPDDRFDIDDYYDPDPETPGKIYSRCGGYLDEIAGFDPEFFGISPREAVWIDPQQRLMLEVAWEGLERAGYSPATLRGSRSGIFVGVAANEYSHLLSTDSVETIKSHFITGNALNAIAGRVAFVLGLEGPAVAVDTACSSSLVAVHQACQALHSGDCDLALAGGVNVLLSPASIVAAARARMLSPDGRCKTFDAAADGYVRSEGCGILVLKRLSDAVRGGDRICAVIPGSAVNQDGASSGLTVPNGGAQQRLISAALARAGIGGSDVDYLEAHGTGTSLGDPIEVQAAAAAYGGGRDPNRPLLLGSVKTNIGHLESAAGVAGLIKVVLSLQHDVLPQNLHFEKPSPHIPWDLLPVRVVDKAIPWQANGRPRRAGVSSFGFTGTNAHVLIEEAPPRSATADEHSADDVAVGPESDASAGPVSVLPLSARSPEALVAVAQRYAAWLDAHPKVDITDVCFTAGVGRSKFEHRAALVVDSVPGARELLAELAENRLRPGVVRGECADPPTTAWLFTGQGSQYPGMARELFDAEPVFADTVTRCADAVDGMLPRPLLEVLFATDRDTGGEAGKTLRHTSFAQPALFAVEMGLARLWQSWGIEPDVVLGHSVGQYAAACVADVFSLEDGARLVAERGRLFGSLPGGGRMVAVFADAKDVEGVAEKFPRVSVAAYNGPNTVLSGPGADLEQIVAACSDDGIRCSWLDTSHAFHSELLEPALDEFESYAARLKFAVPTRPLVCNRTGAVLTAETPLNAQYWRRHSLQPVQFAESVRTVAQLGCSVLMEIGPQPFLTAAAVQVWESSAAPRAIVSLRKGADARRQMAEALAAAYVAGHRPDFAALHQLPRRRLELPTYPFQRRQFWPKTSAIAGIAGEGGAVAEILGSAKDLASGDVVYTSRLSVKSQPWLSDHVIYGTVVVPGATYATMALAAVGPPARVQEVFFYEPIILGDKSSREVQLTLHPTDDSRGGTFQVHSRPYGARDAEWSLNADGTVVTGVDDEPSSDSADSIDVVCERLNRTRPQQLFDTFADMDLAWGPTWSTSLKSLWVGEGEAVGDVVIGDELAEQLGSEPIHPVLLDLCTGIAFPAFPALLAATEQGMVADLFLPLRYGQVMLRKRMPRRFYCRARWQAGGLDSETQVFDLDFVDRDGHQLGGIREFTVKRAPREALLRGLGGDATRLLYTLGWNEVPPPASSSDIGAPDNPDGTWLIAGFEELAAELPSCIRCNGTPDPEHWQRLSAQAQERGAPISGIVWRSTGQPSAEESSAEFAARLETEIAGLVSAVHTLLADETVKLVGGLWIITERAVATEPGEPVDPVQAALWGLGRTIIAEQPTLRCRLVDHDGSDDTVPSLASLLGAPGTPVAEPELALRQGKFLVSRLLPWARSGQLAVPRANDYVLAPTERGAIDNLRLAETEVPPPIAGQVQIRVEAAGLNFRDVLNVLGLYPGDPGPIGGDFSGIVTELGTGVAGFEVGQRVMGFMQGAFASRVNVPAQLLAPVPKGLSAVAAASLPAAALTARLAFDWAKLRPGDRVLVHAASGGVGLAAIQLAQQCGAIVFATASTYKRATLRRMGVENVYDSRSTDFADQILTDTGGSGVDVVLNSLTNEGFVEATVRATARNGRFAEIAKRDIWTRAQMAAIRPDIDYEIVALDATIAQDPERIRGLLAEVSDGLASGEWAPLPAEIYPLTEARIAFRRMQQARHIGKIVLQVPNPLQPRGGRSYLITGGLGALGLHTAAYLAQLGAGDIVLTSRRLPDANAQRAIADIMERYRCRIHAFAADVGDESQVAELLSRIRAELPPLAGVVHLAGVLDDALLPQQSVERFRTTLLPKALGAWHLHRLTREDELEFFIAYSSASSVLGSPGQANYAAANALLDGLVAYRKARGLPATSVNFGPWAKGGMATSHAARANLGAQGMVSLEPTAALNALGEIVAHGTGQATVIKANWQRAAKVLGGSRPPILDHVLPSAVAATTGDSELLRQLHEVPEVQRANFLTEFLQREVQSFLRLAQPPSATSRFLDLGTDSLMAVELRNRLLGQFGGAFAISATAVFDYPTIRSLAEYLAGQVPELVAPSDAVESVGALESG, encoded by the coding sequence ATGGCAACCGTCGAGTATCGGACGGCGCGGGCATCGGGTTTTGCGATAGTGGGCTACGCGGCGCGATTTCCGGGCGCCGCCGACGCGGACGAGTTCTGGGATGTGCTGCGGCAAGGCCGGGACGCGGTGTCGGACGTGCCTTGGGAACGGTGGGATGTCGAGGAGTTCTTCGACCCAGAGCCCGGGGCGCCCGGGAAGATTGTGACTCGCCGGGCAGGCTTCATCGACGACATGGCGGGGTTCGACGCTCCGTTTTTCGGGGTGTCGCCGCGTGAGGTCAGGCTGATGGATCCGCAGCATCGGCTGTTGTTGGAGACGGCGTGGCACGCGCTGGAGCATTCGGGCACTGCACCAGCGGCTTTGGCGAACACCAAGACCGGTGTCTACATGGGTTTGTCCACCCATGACTACCTGGGAATGATGTCGGATGAGCTGAGTTACGACGAGATCGAAGCCCATATGGCAATTGGCACGGCGGCTGCCGCCGGAGCGGGTCGGATCAGTTATCGGCTCGGGTTGCAGGGACCGGCGGTCACAGTCGATACGGCGTGCAGCTCCTCGTTGGTGGCAATCCATCAGGCGTGCCAAGCGCTGCGGTTGGGCGAGTGTGACCTCGCTCTGGCCGGCGGCGCGAACGTTCTGATCAGCCCTGGCACCATGATCACTTTTTCACAGGCGCGGATGTTGGCTCCGGACGGCCGGTGCAAGACGTTTGACGCGGCCGCGGATGGCTACGTGCGCGGCGAGGGTTGCGGTGTCGTCGTCATGAAACGGCTTGATGACGCGATCCGCGACGGCGACCGGATTCGAGCCGTGGTCCGGGGCAGCGCGGTCAATCAGGATGGCGCATCGGGCGGTCTGACGGTGCCGAACGGCGTCGCTCAACAACGGGTCATCACCGAGGCGCTGGAGCGTGCCGGTGTCGTAGCCGGTGACGTCGGATACCTGGAGGCGCACGGAACCGGGACATCGCTGGGTGATCCGATCGAAGTCCAGGCCGCGGCTGCGGTTCTCGGCGACGGGCGCGACCCCAGCCGGCCGCTGCTGATCGGATCGGTGAAGACGAATATCGGTCATCTGGAGGCAGCCGCGGGGATCGCGGGCGTCATCAAGGTCATCCTGTCGCTCGAGCATGAGGTGTTGCCGAAGCACTTAAACTTTCGGAATCCGTCGCCGCACATTCCTTGGGATCAGCTTCCGGTGCGGGTCGTGGCGGAGGCCACCGCCTGGGAACGCGACGGTCGGCCCCGCGTTGCAGGGGTCAGTTCGTTCGGGTTCTCCGGGACCAACGCGCACATCATTCTTGAGGAAGCGCCTGATGTAGTAGGCCAAGTTGCTGCGTCACCGGGCCCGGTCGAGGCGCCCGTGGACCGACGGTTCAACCTGCTTCCGCTATCGGCAAGCAGCCCGGCCGCATTGGGGCAGATCGCCGATCGATACCGCAGGTGGTTGAGCGCGCATCCGGAGGCCACCTTGTCGGATGTTTGCTTCACCGCCGGGGTTGGGCGATCCCACCTCGAGCACCGGGCGGCATTGGTGGTGAATTCGACGGAATCGGCCATTGAGTTACTCGGTGCGCTCGCCGACGATCGCCCGGCACCGGGTTTGGTGCGGGGGGTATGCCCCGACAAGCCGAAGACAGCGTGGTTGTTCCCAGGTCAAGGCAGCCAGTTCGCCGGCATGGCTCGGGAGTTGTTCGAGACCGAGCCGGTGTTCGCCGAGACGGTGACCCGGTGCGCGGCGGCCGTCGCCGGCGTGCTCGAAAGACCAATGCTGGACGTTATTTTCGATGCGGATAGCCCGGATGGCTCGGATCCTCAAGACACCTTGCGGCAGACGCGCTACGCCCAGCCGGCCTTGTTCGCCGTGGAGATGGGCCTGGCCCGGCTCTGGCAGTCGTGGGGCCTGGAGCCTGACGTGGTGCTCGGCCACAGCGTCGGCCAGTATTCGGCTGCCTGTGTCGCAGGCGTGTTAACTCTCGAGGACGGAGCGCTATTGCTCGCTGAGCGCGGCCGCCTTTTCAACAGTTTGCCAGCCGGCGGTCGGATGGTCGCGGTTTTCGCCGACGCCGAGCGGGTCGAGAGCCTCACCGACGAGTTTCCGCAGTTGTCGGTGGCCGCCTACAACGGTGCCAATACCGTGCTGTCGGGACCCGCGCAGGATCTGGACCGGGCGGTGGCCGGGTTGATAGCCGACCGTGTCCGGTGTGACTGGCTGGAAACCAGCCACGCCTTCCATTCGGCGCTGTTGGATCCGGTCCTCGACGAATTCGAGTCGTATGCGAACCAGTTCGAGTTCGGCCCGCCACAACGGGTTTTGGTGTGCAACCGGACCGGCACGACCCTGGGCTGGCACGCGAAACCGGATGGCGCCTATTGGCGCCGCCATGCGCGGCAACCCGTCGAATTCGCAAAAAGCGTGCAGACATTGGCCGATCTCGGCTGCGCGGTGCTGCTGGAGGTCGGCCCGCAACCGGTGCTCACCGCCGCAGCCCTGCGAGCGTGGCCTGACCCGGCAACCGCACCGCGGGCGATCGCGTCATTGCGTCGAAACGGCGTTGACCATCGCCAGATCACCGAAGCCCTTGCCGACGCTTACATCGTCGGCCACCTGCCCGACTTCGGCGCTCTCCGGCAGGGGCCGACGCGCAAGCTCGACCTGCCCACCTATCCATTCCAGCATCGCCCGTACTGGTTCCGGGATAAGCGGGTCCGGCCGACCCGGTCTTCCGCCCAGTCCGATGCCATGCGTACCAAAGCCATCCGGCTTCTAGAAGACGGCCGCATCGAGGAACTCGCTTCGCTGCTCGATGGTGCGAGCGGCAATCAACAGACCGTCGACGTGCTGACAAGGCTTGCCAGACAACACAACCAACAGCGTGAGGCCCAGAGCGTGGCGGACGCCCGCTACGAGATTCGTTGGGAGAAATCCACCGTCTCAGATGCGGAAGCCGACGAGCCGTCTGCCTGGCTCCTCGTTGGCGATAACGCCGCCGTCGTTGCGCCATTGGTCGACGCGCTGACCGCACGCGGCCATCGGTACCGGATCCTCGGGCTGCCGGTGTCCGATGCGGACTCCGAACGGCTCGAAATCGCGTTGCGCGCTGCGGTGGCAGACGAACCGGGGCTGCGTATCTTGTATCTCGCGGCCCTCGATGACAGTGCGCCGTCGATGCGGTCGCTGTTGGCGATGCAACACCGAGTCCTGGGCGGAATCAGGCACCTCTTCCGCGCCGCGCTCGCCGCTGAACTCCGCACACCCATCTGGCTGATATCCCGTGGGGCACAACGGGTCATTAGCACCGACACCGTGTCGCCGGTGCAGTCCTGCCTGTGGGGGTTCGGCCGCGCTGCCTCGCTGGAACATCCGCAGCTGTGGGGCGGACTGGCGGATCTTTCCGAAGGCGGCACCGACGACTGGTCGGCCTTGATCGATCAGTTGGTGGCCGTCCCGCGCGGCGCGGCCAGCAGGGAGGACCAAGTCGCGCTGCGCGATCTTGCGGTCTATGTTGCCCGGCTGTCTCGATGCGCAGCACAGCCGACTTCAACACCGCTGGCACTGCGTGGTGACGCGACATATTTGGTGACCGGCGGGCTGGGTGCGGTCGGACTGGAGATCGCCGGATATCTCGCCGCGCACGGCGCCCGGCAGCTGGTGCTGACCGGCCGACGCTCACCCAGCGATGCGGCGCAACAGCGCATCGATGCGCTACGCGAACAGTCCGGCTGCGAATTCCGGGTTATCGCGGCCGACGTTGCCAACCCGCACGACGTCGCTCGCCTCATCGTCACCGTGCAGTCCGAGCTACCGCCGCTGGCCGGCATCGTCCACGCCGCAGGCGAGATCGGTACCACCGGGCTGCGCACCCTGGACGACGCCGAAGTAGACCGAGTGTTCGCCGGGAAAGTTTGGGGCGCTTGGTATTTGAGTGAAGCAACGGCGGACATGCAATTGGACTTCTTCCTTTGCACCTCCTCGATCGCCGCGGTATGGGGCAGCTTCGGCCAGACCGCCTATGCCGCGGCCAATGCCTTCCTCGACGGGCTGGCCTGGCGGCTGCGCGAGCAGGGTATTCCGGGGATCAGCGTCAACTTCGGTCCGTGGATGGCGGGGATGGCCGACGAGGACGCCCGTGCGCAACTAGATCGGCGCGGGGTCAAGACATTGCCGCCCGCTGACGCACTGGCGGGGATGGCCGAACTCATGGCGGCTTCGTCAGCACAGGGGGTTGTGGCCCGGATCGACTGGGCCCGCTTCCTGGCGCTCTACCAGCAGGCCGGGAAGCGGTCATTCCTGGCGGAACTAGAGCGTGAGGTGCCCGAGTCCGCTCCGACACCGACGGCGTCGGGGACCACCCGATTGGTCGAGCAGCTCACCCTCGCTCCAGCGCAGCGGCGGAAAAAGATTGTCGTGGAGTATCTGCGCAACGTCGTCGCGGAGGTGACACGGATCGATGGGGCGGAGATCCGCGACGAGGCCGGATTCTTCGACCTCGGCATGGATTCGCTGATGGCCGTCGAACTGCGCCGCCGAACCGAGCAGGCAGTGGGCAGGGAGCTGCCGGCGACGCTCGCGATGGACCATCCACGCCTGGTCGACGTGGCGGATTACCTGCTCGGCGACGTGCTCGGCCTCAGCGGACAGCCATTTTCTGGTTCGGGGGCCCGGCCGGTCTCGGTAATGACCTCGGAAATGACCCGGCCGTCGGATGAACCGATCGCAATTATCGCGGTTGCCTGCCGTTTTCCGGGATCGCCCGATCCCGACGCTTATTGGGAGGTGCTGTCCGGCGGTGTCGATGCGATCAGGGAGATCCCGGATGACCGCTTCGACATAGACGACTATTACGACCCGGATCCCGAGACACCGGGCAAGATCTACAGCCGCTGCGGTGGATACCTCGACGAAATCGCCGGATTCGATCCGGAATTCTTCGGTATTTCACCGCGCGAGGCCGTGTGGATCGATCCGCAGCAGCGGCTGATGCTAGAGGTTGCGTGGGAGGGCCTGGAACGTGCCGGGTATTCGCCTGCGACGTTGCGCGGCAGTCGAAGCGGCATCTTCGTGGGGGTGGCTGCCAACGAGTATTCGCATCTACTGTCCACCGACTCGGTCGAGACCATCAAATCGCACTTCATCACCGGCAATGCGCTCAATGCCATCGCGGGTCGGGTCGCTTTCGTGCTGGGACTGGAAGGACCGGCGGTGGCGGTGGATACCGCGTGCAGTTCGTCGCTGGTGGCCGTCCATCAGGCCTGCCAGGCATTGCATTCCGGTGACTGCGATTTGGCGCTGGCCGGTGGGGTGAACGTCTTGTTGAGCCCGGCATCCATCGTTGCCGCCGCACGCGCCAGGATGCTGTCCCCCGACGGAAGATGCAAGACCTTCGACGCCGCCGCCGACGGCTATGTGCGCAGCGAAGGATGCGGGATTTTGGTGCTCAAGAGGCTGAGCGATGCGGTGCGCGGCGGCGATCGTATTTGCGCGGTCATCCCGGGCAGCGCGGTCAATCAGGACGGCGCTTCTAGTGGTTTGACCGTGCCCAACGGCGGTGCACAGCAACGGCTTATCTCCGCGGCGCTAGCTCGTGCCGGCATTGGCGGTTCCGATGTTGACTACCTTGAAGCGCACGGGACGGGCACCTCGCTCGGGGACCCGATCGAGGTCCAGGCCGCCGCGGCCGCCTATGGTGGCGGCCGTGACCCGAACCGGCCGCTGTTGCTCGGATCGGTGAAGACCAACATCGGCCACCTCGAGTCGGCAGCGGGGGTAGCCGGTCTGATCAAGGTCGTGTTGTCTCTGCAGCACGACGTTCTGCCGCAGAACCTGCACTTCGAGAAACCGTCACCGCACATTCCATGGGACTTGTTGCCGGTGCGGGTCGTGGACAAAGCAATTCCCTGGCAGGCCAACGGCAGGCCACGCCGTGCCGGAGTGAGTTCCTTCGGGTTCACCGGCACGAATGCCCATGTCCTGATCGAGGAGGCGCCACCACGATCGGCGACCGCTGACGAACACTCGGCAGACGACGTCGCCGTGGGACCGGAGTCGGACGCCTCAGCTGGACCGGTCAGCGTGTTGCCGCTGTCGGCGCGCTCACCGGAGGCGCTGGTGGCGGTGGCGCAGCGATATGCGGCCTGGCTGGATGCGCACCCAAAGGTCGACATCACCGATGTGTGCTTCACGGCCGGGGTCGGGCGTTCGAAGTTCGAACACCGAGCCGCGCTCGTCGTCGATTCGGTACCGGGCGCACGGGAGCTACTGGCCGAGTTGGCCGAGAACAGGCTGCGACCGGGCGTAGTACGTGGCGAGTGCGCTGACCCGCCTACGACGGCGTGGTTGTTCACCGGGCAGGGCAGCCAGTACCCAGGGATGGCGCGCGAGCTGTTCGACGCCGAGCCGGTGTTCGCCGATACCGTGACACGATGCGCGGACGCGGTCGACGGTATGTTGCCGCGTCCGTTGCTGGAGGTGCTGTTCGCCACCGACAGGGACACCGGCGGCGAAGCCGGAAAAACACTGCGGCACACCTCTTTTGCTCAGCCTGCGCTTTTCGCCGTCGAGATGGGCCTGGCCCGGCTGTGGCAGTCGTGGGGCATCGAGCCCGATGTGGTGCTTGGGCACAGCGTGGGCCAATACGCGGCGGCGTGTGTGGCCGATGTGTTCAGTCTCGAAGACGGTGCACGGTTAGTGGCCGAACGCGGCCGGCTATTCGGCAGTCTGCCTGGGGGCGGGCGAATGGTGGCGGTCTTCGCCGACGCAAAGGACGTGGAGGGCGTCGCCGAAAAATTTCCGCGGGTTTCGGTTGCCGCCTACAACGGTCCCAACACGGTGCTGTCGGGCCCGGGCGCGGATCTGGAACAGATTGTCGCCGCGTGCAGCGATGACGGGATCCGTTGCTCGTGGCTGGACACCAGTCACGCTTTCCATTCCGAGTTACTCGAACCGGCGCTCGACGAATTCGAGTCGTACGCAGCGCGCCTGAAGTTCGCCGTCCCGACTCGACCGCTGGTCTGCAACCGCACCGGGGCGGTGCTCACGGCGGAAACCCCACTGAACGCCCAATATTGGCGGCGGCATTCCCTCCAGCCGGTGCAATTCGCCGAAAGTGTGCGCACCGTTGCGCAGCTCGGATGCTCGGTGTTGATGGAGATTGGTCCGCAACCGTTTTTGACCGCAGCTGCGGTGCAAGTTTGGGAATCCTCGGCCGCGCCGCGTGCGATCGTTTCCCTGCGCAAGGGCGCCGATGCCCGGCGTCAGATGGCAGAAGCGCTAGCCGCGGCGTATGTCGCCGGGCATCGGCCCGATTTCGCTGCGCTGCACCAGCTACCGCGCCGCAGACTCGAACTGCCGACCTATCCGTTCCAGCGCCGTCAGTTCTGGCCCAAAACTTCCGCCATCGCGGGCATAGCCGGCGAGGGTGGTGCCGTAGCCGAAATCCTAGGTAGTGCAAAGGATCTCGCGTCCGGCGACGTTGTATACACCAGCCGGCTGTCCGTCAAATCGCAGCCGTGGCTGTCCGATCACGTCATCTATGGCACCGTTGTGGTTCCGGGCGCGACGTACGCGACGATGGCCCTTGCCGCGGTCGGGCCGCCGGCGCGGGTACAAGAAGTCTTCTTTTATGAACCGATCATCCTGGGCGACAAGAGTTCCCGGGAAGTGCAGCTCACGTTGCATCCGACCGACGACAGCCGAGGTGGCACATTTCAGGTGCACAGCCGCCCGTACGGTGCTCGCGATGCCGAGTGGTCGTTGAACGCCGATGGCACAGTCGTCACCGGTGTCGACGATGAGCCGTCATCCGATTCGGCGGATTCCATCGATGTCGTATGCGAGCGGTTGAATCGCACGCGTCCGCAGCAGCTGTTCGACACCTTCGCCGACATGGACCTGGCGTGGGGACCCACCTGGTCCACTTCCCTGAAATCGCTGTGGGTCGGTGAGGGTGAGGCGGTCGGCGATGTCGTCATCGGCGACGAACTCGCCGAACAGCTCGGAAGCGAGCCGATCCATCCGGTCCTGCTGGACCTGTGCACCGGAATCGCCTTCCCGGCCTTCCCGGCGCTTCTCGCGGCGACCGAACAAGGGATGGTGGCCGATCTGTTCCTGCCGCTGCGCTACGGCCAGGTCATGCTGCGCAAGCGAATGCCACGGCGGTTCTACTGCCGCGCGAGGTGGCAGGCTGGCGGTCTGGACAGCGAAACCCAAGTCTTCGATCTGGATTTCGTCGATCGGGATGGTCACCAGCTGGGCGGAATCCGCGAGTTCACGGTGAAACGCGCGCCCCGGGAGGCGCTGTTGCGCGGGCTTGGCGGCGATGCCACTCGGCTCCTCTATACCCTCGGCTGGAACGAGGTGCCGCCGCCGGCGTCGAGCAGTGATATCGGGGCCCCCGACAACCCCGACGGGACATGGCTGATTGCCGGATTCGAGGAGCTGGCGGCCGAGCTGCCAAGTTGCATCCGCTGTAATGGCACTCCAGATCCGGAGCACTGGCAGCGGCTTTCCGCACAGGCGCAGGAGCGCGGTGCGCCGATCAGCGGCATCGTCTGGCGCAGCACCGGGCAGCCGAGCGCAGAAGAGTCGAGCGCTGAATTCGCCGCGCGGCTGGAGACCGAGATCGCCGGCCTGGTCAGTGCCGTGCATACCCTGCTGGCTGACGAGACGGTGAAACTCGTTGGCGGACTGTGGATCATCACCGAAAGGGCTGTGGCGACCGAGCCCGGCGAGCCGGTTGACCCGGTGCAGGCGGCGCTGTGGGGGCTCGGACGCACCATCATCGCCGAGCAGCCGACCCTGCGGTGCAGGTTGGTCGACCACGACGGATCCGACGACACCGTGCCCTCGCTAGCCAGCCTGCTCGGCGCACCCGGCACACCCGTTGCGGAACCCGAACTCGCACTGCGACAAGGAAAGTTCCTGGTATCGCGGCTACTGCCATGGGCGCGCAGCGGGCAGCTCGCGGTACCACGCGCGAATGACTATGTCTTGGCACCGACCGAACGCGGTGCTATCGATAACCTGCGTCTGGCTGAGACGGAAGTGCCGCCGCCGATTGCGGGCCAGGTGCAGATCCGGGTGGAGGCCGCGGGTCTCAACTTCCGGGATGTGCTCAATGTGCTGGGCCTCTACCCGGGCGATCCGGGGCCGATCGGCGGTGACTTCTCCGGCATCGTCACCGAGTTGGGTACCGGCGTCGCCGGATTCGAGGTTGGCCAACGCGTCATGGGCTTCATGCAGGGGGCGTTCGCCAGTCGGGTCAATGTGCCTGCCCAGTTGCTGGCGCCGGTGCCCAAAGGGCTGAGCGCGGTAGCCGCGGCGAGCTTACCCGCTGCGGCACTTACGGCCCGACTCGCGTTCGACTGGGCGAAGCTGCGGCCCGGTGACCGGGTGCTCGTCCACGCCGCCAGCGGCGGCGTGGGACTGGCCGCGATCCAGTTGGCACAGCAGTGCGGTGCAATCGTCTTTGCTACCGCCAGCACCTATAAACGCGCGACGCTGCGCAGGATGGGTGTGGAAAACGTCTACGACTCGCGCAGTACGGACTTCGCCGATCAGATTTTGACGGATACCGGCGGCTCGGGTGTGGATGTAGTCCTCAACTCCCTGACCAATGAAGGATTCGTCGAGGCGACCGTGCGGGCCACCGCCCGGAATGGCCGGTTCGCCGAGATTGCCAAGCGAGACATCTGGACGCGCGCGCAGATGGCGGCGATCCGTCCCGATATCGACTACGAGATCGTTGCGCTGGACGCGACCATCGCGCAAGACCCAGAGCGCATCCGGGGCTTGTTGGCCGAGGTGTCGGACGGGTTGGCAAGCGGCGAGTGGGCGCCGCTGCCTGCCGAGATCTACCCGCTAACGGAGGCGAGGATAGCGTTTCGCCGTATGCAGCAAGCGCGGCATATCGGGAAGATCGTGCTTCAGGTGCCGAACCCGCTACAGCCTCGCGGCGGTCGGAGCTATCTGATCACCGGCGGTCTCGGCGCGCTCGGCCTGCACACCGCGGCGTATCTAGCCCAACTCGGGGCCGGTGACATCGTGTTGACCAGCCGGCGCCTGCCCGATGCGAACGCACAACGCGCAATCGCCGACATCATGGAGCGCTACCGGTGTCGGATACATGCCTTTGCGGCCGATGTCGGCGACGAGTCTCAGGTCGCAGAGCTGCTGAGCCGGATCCGGGCGGAGTTGCCGCCGCTCGCGGGGGTGGTACACCTGGCGGGCGTGCTCGACGACGCGCTGCTACCACAGCAGAGCGTGGAACGCTTCCGGACGACCCTGCTGCCAAAAGCGTTGGGTGCCTGGCATTTACATCGGCTGACCAGGGAGGACGAGCTCGAGTTCTTCATCGCCTACTCGTCGGCCTCCAGCGTGCTCGGTTCACCCGGCCAGGCCAACTACGCCGCCGCTAACGCGCTGCTCGACGGGCTTGTTGCGTACCGCAAGGCGCGAGGACTGCCTGCGACCAGCGTTAACTTCGGTCCCTGGGCGAAGGGCGGCATGGCCACTTCGCACGCCGCGCGCGCCAATCTTGGTGCGCAAGGCATGGTTTCGCTGGAACCCACGGCCGCCCTCAACGCGCTAGGTGAGATTGTCGCTCACGGCACAGGACAAGCAACCGTCATCAAGGCCAATTGGCAGCGTGCCGCGAAGGTGCTGGGCGGTTCTCGCCCACCGATTCTCGACCACGTGCTGCCCAGCGCTGTCGCGGCGACAACCGGCGACAGTGAGTTGCTCCGGCAACTACACGAGGTACCCGAGGTGCAGCGCGCCAATTTCCTGACCGAATTCCTGCAGCGCGAAGTGCAAAGTTTCCTGCGCCTCGCCCAACCGCCGTCCGCAACCAGCCGGTTCCTGGATCTGGGTACGGATTCTCTGATGGCGGTCGAACTCCGTAACCGGTTGCTCGGCCAGTTCGGTGGCGCGTTCGCGATCAGCGCTACCGCGGTGTTCGACTATCCGACGATCAGGTCGCTCGCTGAGTACCTGGCTGGTCAGGTGCCGGAGCTGGTCGCACCGTCGGACGCCGTGGAATCCGTCGGTGCTCTTGAGTCGGGCTAG